A region from the Halomonas piscis genome encodes:
- a CDS encoding IS481 family transposase, with amino-acid sequence MNTHKNARLTPHGRALLVARVIDEGLRPREVAQAQGVSVRTVYKWVRRFREEGLEGLQDRRSRPARSPLATDATTVEQIVERRQRRQTYCQIAQALGVGQSTVARILKRKGLNRLAALTPPRPSNRYEHDAPGDLLHLDIKKLGCFARPGHRVTGDRQQTTRGAGWEYVHIAIDDHSRVAFGTRYPDETGWSACYALLEAIRYYRDLGTRFTRVLTDNGACYRSRAFHRLCRRVGLKHKRTRPYTPRTNGKAERFIQTALREWAYAQSYESSEERGKHLSSWLHQYNWHRPHASLNYHPPVSRLGLSVNNLVSLHS; translated from the coding sequence ATGAACACCCATAAGAATGCCCGACTCACTCCGCACGGTCGAGCCCTGCTGGTCGCTCGCGTCATCGATGAAGGGTTGCGGCCCAGAGAGGTCGCGCAAGCCCAAGGCGTCAGTGTGAGAACGGTCTACAAATGGGTGCGTCGTTTCCGTGAGGAGGGACTCGAGGGTCTCCAGGACCGTCGGTCACGCCCTGCCCGAAGTCCCTTGGCGACCGACGCAACGACGGTGGAGCAGATCGTCGAGCGTCGTCAGCGACGCCAGACCTATTGCCAGATTGCCCAGGCGCTGGGGGTTGGCCAGAGCACGGTAGCGCGCATTCTCAAGCGCAAGGGGCTGAATCGCTTGGCGGCTCTGACACCGCCAAGGCCCAGCAATCGCTATGAGCACGACGCACCCGGGGATCTCCTGCATCTGGATATCAAGAAGCTCGGCTGCTTCGCGCGCCCGGGGCATCGGGTCACCGGCGATCGCCAACAGACCACGCGTGGCGCAGGGTGGGAGTATGTCCACATCGCCATCGACGATCACTCACGGGTGGCCTTCGGCACCCGCTACCCTGATGAAACCGGCTGGAGCGCCTGTTATGCGCTATTGGAGGCCATACGATATTATCGAGACTTGGGGACTCGCTTCACGCGGGTGCTCACCGACAATGGCGCCTGCTACCGGTCCCGGGCGTTTCACCGCCTGTGCCGGCGGGTAGGGCTGAAGCACAAGCGCACTCGCCCCTATACGCCCCGCACCAATGGCAAGGCAGAACGGTTCATTCAAACCGCTCTGCGCGAGTGGGCCTATGCCCAGTCTTATGAGAGCTCGGAGGAGCGAGGCAAACACCTTTCCTCCTGGCTTCACCAGTACAACTGGCACCGGCCACATGCCAGCCTGAACTATCACCCTCCGGTTAGCCGGTTGGGGCTTTCCGTGAACAACCTGGTGAGTTTACACAGCTAA
- a CDS encoding MerR family transcriptional regulator, with protein sequence MQRQDTQTFGIGTLASRAGCQVQTVRYYEEIGLLPQPARNAGNQRRYDEATLRRLTFIRHSRDFGFSVEAVRELLDMADHPNMPCDHADAIAKRHLDEVESRIERLSALRDELKRMVAQCAGGRVEECRIVEVLSDHDQCLHASGHGGREAIR encoded by the coding sequence ATGCAGAGACAGGATACGCAGACGTTCGGCATTGGCACTCTGGCAAGCCGGGCCGGCTGCCAGGTGCAGACCGTGCGCTACTACGAGGAAATCGGCCTGCTGCCCCAGCCCGCGCGCAACGCCGGCAATCAGCGCCGCTACGACGAGGCCACCCTGCGCCGGCTGACGTTTATCCGCCATTCGCGGGATTTCGGCTTTTCCGTGGAGGCCGTGCGCGAGCTTTTGGACATGGCCGATCACCCGAACATGCCCTGCGATCACGCCGACGCCATTGCCAAACGGCACCTCGACGAGGTCGAATCGCGGATCGAACGGCTGAGCGCCCTGCGCGACGAGCTGAAAAGAATGGTGGCACAGTGCGCCGGCGGCCGGGTGGAGGAGTGCCGCATCGTCGAGGTACTCAGCGATCACGACCAGTGCCTGCATGCCAGCGGCCACGGCGGCCGGGAAGCGATTCGCTAG
- a CDS encoding heavy metal translocating P-type ATPase has translation MTLSASENLNPRSAEGGKAPRERFRVSGMDCGGCERKAVAAATRVKGVTDAEANAAAGTLDVFFEGKTPPDEAAIDQAMRGLGYEVIHDERASSAAGATPESAWWQTAKGKLVLVSGALLATAAVLHLFWPVLGDWPFVAATLVGLYPIARSAWQALRVGEVFTIESLMTIAAAGALIIGAAAESAVVVVLFAVGELLEGVASTRARRSIAALSDLAPATARRLDGEEVTEVAAETLAPGQRVLVRPGDRMPCDGRIAEGGSYLDESPVNGEAEPRYKSAGEEVFAGTINRDGALTVEVTRRSEDNTIARIIRLVEEAQAAKAPVARFIDRFARWYMPAVIALALALAVLPPLVASMAWSESVYRALALLLIACPCALVISTPAAIAAGLSSGARHGLLIKGGAVLESLGKLKVIALDKTGTLTAGAPEVTDIDAWQGTAEDDVLAFAAALERESGHPIAAAIVSQAKARSLALPAVEGGRALAGAGVSGRIGGEEVILASPGYAASIASLSDADEAHIQALEEDGKTVTVLVKAGVVVGAIALRDEPREDAREGLAALSRLGVRPVMLSGDNPRSAAAIGKLLGIEAHGGLMPEDKAARVAEWGSAGEGPVGKVGDGINDAPALAAADVGVAMGGGTDVALETADAALLRDRVAGIAELIRLSRATLANVKTNIALALGLKAIFLVTTALGITGLWIAVMADTGATVLVTINAMRLLRHRF, from the coding sequence ATGACGCTATCCGCTAGCGAAAATCTGAACCCCCGCAGCGCTGAAGGCGGGAAGGCACCGCGCGAGCGCTTTCGCGTCAGCGGCATGGACTGCGGCGGCTGCGAGCGCAAGGCGGTGGCAGCCGCGACTCGCGTCAAGGGCGTGACGGATGCCGAGGCCAACGCCGCAGCGGGCACGCTGGATGTGTTTTTTGAAGGGAAGACGCCACCCGATGAGGCAGCCATCGATCAGGCAATGCGCGGGCTGGGCTACGAGGTCATTCACGACGAACGGGCGTCGTCTGCGGCCGGCGCTACGCCTGAATCCGCCTGGTGGCAAACCGCCAAGGGCAAGCTGGTACTGGTCAGCGGCGCGCTGCTGGCGACGGCGGCCGTGCTCCATCTGTTCTGGCCCGTGCTTGGCGACTGGCCCTTCGTGGCCGCGACCCTGGTCGGGCTTTACCCCATTGCCAGGTCGGCGTGGCAGGCGCTTCGCGTGGGCGAAGTGTTCACCATCGAATCGCTGATGACCATTGCCGCCGCCGGGGCGCTGATCATCGGCGCGGCGGCGGAATCCGCCGTGGTGGTGGTGCTGTTTGCCGTTGGCGAGCTGCTGGAAGGCGTGGCCTCGACCCGGGCGCGGCGGAGTATTGCCGCGCTTTCCGACCTGGCGCCGGCGACCGCCCGGCGGCTTGACGGCGAGGAGGTCACGGAAGTCGCCGCGGAAACGCTGGCCCCGGGGCAGCGCGTGCTGGTCCGCCCGGGGGATCGAATGCCCTGCGATGGCCGTATTGCCGAGGGCGGCTCTTACCTCGACGAGTCGCCGGTCAACGGCGAGGCCGAGCCGCGCTACAAGAGCGCAGGCGAGGAGGTGTTTGCCGGTACCATCAACCGCGACGGAGCGCTGACCGTGGAAGTCACCCGCCGCTCCGAGGACAACACCATTGCGCGCATTATCCGCCTGGTGGAAGAGGCCCAGGCGGCCAAGGCGCCGGTGGCGCGTTTCATCGACCGTTTTGCCCGCTGGTACATGCCCGCGGTGATAGCGCTGGCGCTGGCGCTTGCCGTGCTGCCGCCGCTGGTAGCGAGCATGGCGTGGTCGGAATCGGTCTACCGGGCGCTGGCGCTATTGCTGATTGCCTGCCCCTGCGCGCTGGTAATCTCCACGCCCGCTGCCATTGCCGCGGGGCTTTCCAGCGGGGCCCGGCACGGGCTTCTGATCAAGGGCGGCGCGGTGCTCGAAAGCCTGGGCAAGCTCAAGGTGATCGCGCTGGATAAAACCGGCACGCTCACCGCCGGCGCCCCGGAAGTCACCGACATCGACGCCTGGCAGGGTACCGCCGAGGACGACGTGCTGGCCTTCGCCGCGGCGCTTGAGCGCGAGTCCGGCCACCCCATCGCCGCCGCCATTGTCAGCCAGGCCAAAGCGCGGAGCCTTGCGCTGCCGGCGGTAGAAGGCGGCCGGGCGCTGGCCGGCGCCGGCGTCAGCGGGCGCATTGGCGGCGAGGAGGTGATCCTTGCCAGCCCCGGCTACGCGGCGAGTATCGCCTCGCTCAGCGACGCCGACGAGGCGCATATCCAGGCGCTGGAGGAAGACGGCAAGACCGTCACCGTGCTGGTGAAAGCGGGCGTGGTCGTAGGCGCTATCGCCCTGCGCGACGAGCCCCGGGAAGATGCCCGAGAAGGGCTTGCCGCGCTCTCCAGGCTGGGCGTGCGCCCGGTGATGCTCAGCGGCGACAACCCCAGAAGCGCGGCGGCGATCGGCAAGCTGCTGGGCATCGAAGCCCACGGCGGGCTGATGCCCGAAGACAAGGCGGCGCGAGTGGCCGAGTGGGGATCGGCGGGCGAAGGCCCGGTGGGCAAGGTCGGCGACGGCATCAACGACGCGCCGGCGCTGGCGGCGGCAGACGTAGGGGTTGCCATGGGCGGCGGTACGGACGTGGCCCTGGAAACTGCCGACGCTGCGCTGCTCAGGGACCGCGTGGCGGGCATCGCCGAGCTGATTCGGCTATCCCGGGCCACGCTTGCCAACGTCAAGACCAATATTGCCCTGGCGCTGGGGCTCAAGGCGATTTTTCTGGTGACCACGGCGCTGGGCATCACCGGACTGTGGATCGCGGTGATGGCCGACACCGGGGCCACCGTGCTGGTGACCATCAACGCCATGCGCCTGCTGCGCCACCGCTTTTAA
- the mntR gene encoding manganese-binding transcriptional regulator MntR — protein sequence MSHDVKPQGAFAHSASVDALPPVEQHARQYATVRQAHETELIEDYVELIGDLLTHRGEARAADIAARMGVSQATVSKMIRRLNELELVTSRPYRSLFLTRAGKAMASQSRERHDIVLHFLRALGVSDDAARIDAEGMEHHVSDETLDVMQRYIAEAARQGGS from the coding sequence ATGAGTCATGATGTCAAGCCCCAGGGGGCGTTTGCCCACAGCGCAAGCGTGGACGCGCTGCCGCCGGTCGAGCAGCATGCCCGCCAGTACGCCACCGTGCGCCAGGCCCATGAAACCGAACTGATTGAAGACTACGTCGAGCTGATTGGCGACCTGCTGACCCATCGCGGAGAAGCCCGGGCGGCGGATATCGCCGCGCGCATGGGCGTCAGCCAGGCAACGGTGTCGAAGATGATCCGCCGACTCAACGAGCTGGAGCTGGTCACCAGCCGCCCGTATCGCTCGCTGTTTCTCACCCGGGCGGGCAAGGCCATGGCGTCCCAGTCCCGAGAACGCCACGATATCGTGCTGCATTTCCTGCGTGCGCTGGGGGTCAGCGACGACGCAGCGCGCATTGACGCCGAGGGCATGGAACACCACGTCAGCGACGAGACCCTCGACGTCATGCAGCGCTATATCGCCGAAGCCGCCCGGCAAGGCGGAAGCTAG
- a CDS encoding metal ABC transporter solute-binding protein, Zn/Mn family has translation MNTRYAASLLAMALAAPLAHAEPEQPPLNVVTTIGMIADVASEVGGECVAAEPMMGPGVDPHLYQASASDVQTLRNADQILYAGYSLEGQLGEVLENFSRQKTTVAVSPESIDLSRLLTADDVYGIDPHVWMDVSLWAQTVDTISKTFIEARPECEDRIQDNADAYSKKLAALHEWIEESAATVPEQQRILVTAHDAFNYFGRAYGIEVEGIQGISTDAETGIADIRRITDLVIEREIPAIFIESTINPRPVQAVIDSAEKRGHEVEIGGQLYSDALGEKGTADGTYIGMLYTNTKTIVEALGGEVAPLPETLAPWAERWELDEA, from the coding sequence ATGAACACCCGCTATGCCGCTTCGCTGCTGGCAATGGCGCTGGCCGCCCCGCTGGCCCACGCCGAACCCGAACAGCCACCGCTCAACGTGGTGACCACCATCGGCATGATCGCCGACGTCGCCAGCGAGGTCGGCGGCGAATGCGTGGCAGCGGAGCCCATGATGGGGCCGGGGGTCGATCCGCACCTTTACCAGGCCAGCGCCAGCGACGTGCAGACCCTGCGTAACGCCGACCAGATTCTCTATGCGGGCTATTCGCTGGAAGGCCAGCTGGGCGAGGTGCTGGAAAACTTCTCGCGCCAGAAAACCACCGTGGCCGTATCGCCGGAGTCCATCGATCTGTCCCGGCTGCTCACCGCCGACGACGTTTACGGCATCGATCCCCACGTATGGATGGACGTCTCGCTCTGGGCCCAGACCGTGGATACCATCAGCAAAACCTTTATCGAGGCCCGCCCCGAGTGCGAGGACCGCATCCAGGACAATGCCGATGCCTACAGCAAAAAGCTGGCGGCCCTGCACGAGTGGATTGAAGAGAGTGCTGCAACGGTCCCCGAACAGCAGCGCATTCTGGTCACCGCTCACGACGCTTTCAACTACTTCGGCCGCGCCTACGGCATCGAGGTAGAAGGCATTCAGGGCATCAGCACCGATGCCGAGACCGGCATCGCCGATATTCGCCGCATTACCGATCTTGTCATCGAGCGTGAAATCCCCGCTATCTTTATTGAAAGCACCATCAATCCGCGCCCTGTCCAGGCGGTGATCGACTCGGCAGAGAAGCGCGGCCACGAGGTGGAGATCGGCGGCCAGCTGTATTCCGATGCGCTGGGTGAGAAGGGCACAGCCGACGGCACCTATATTGGCATGCTCTATACCAACACCAAGACCATCGTGGAGGCGCTCGGCGGCGAGGTGGCCCCGCTGCCGGAAACCCTGGCGCCCTGGGCCGAGCGCTGGGAGCTCGACGAAGCGTAA
- a CDS encoding metal ABC transporter ATP-binding protein: protein MDSAVKVKHLTVSYHSKPVLWDVNLDVPAGVMAGIVGPNGAGKSTFIKSLLGLVPPLSGSVSFHGRSYRAQRKRIGYVPQRSSVDWDFPTTVLDVVMMGLYGRLGWIKRPGRRERQEAFDALDMVAMKDFADRQISQLSGGQQQRVFLARALVQQADIYFLDEPMAGVDATTERAIIDILRRLRDAGKTLIVVHHDLQTVTRYFDWLLILNVQVVASGPANDVFTGENLKRAYGGQIALLNDSHQFVGGVADTEAEPTADGPAATQAPSFTAMERAK from the coding sequence ATGGATTCCGCCGTCAAGGTCAAGCATTTGACCGTGAGCTATCACAGCAAGCCGGTGCTCTGGGACGTCAATCTCGACGTTCCCGCCGGCGTCATGGCCGGCATCGTCGGGCCCAACGGGGCGGGCAAGAGCACCTTTATCAAAAGCCTTCTGGGGCTGGTGCCGCCGCTTTCCGGCAGCGTGAGCTTTCACGGCCGCTCGTACAGGGCCCAGCGCAAGCGCATCGGCTATGTGCCCCAGCGCTCGAGCGTGGACTGGGATTTCCCCACCACCGTGCTCGACGTGGTGATGATGGGGCTTTACGGCCGCCTGGGCTGGATCAAGCGGCCCGGCCGTCGCGAGCGCCAGGAAGCCTTTGACGCCCTGGACATGGTGGCCATGAAGGACTTTGCCGACCGCCAGATCAGCCAGCTGTCCGGCGGCCAGCAGCAGCGGGTGTTTCTTGCCCGGGCGCTGGTGCAGCAGGCGGATATCTACTTCCTCGACGAGCCCATGGCCGGGGTGGACGCCACTACCGAGCGGGCCATCATCGATATCCTGCGCCGCCTGCGCGACGCCGGCAAGACGCTGATCGTGGTGCACCACGATCTGCAGACGGTGACCCGCTACTTCGACTGGCTGCTGATACTCAACGTCCAGGTGGTGGCCTCGGGCCCGGCGAACGACGTCTTTACCGGCGAGAACCTGAAACGTGCCTACGGCGGCCAGATTGCGCTGCTGAATGACAGCCATCAGTTTGTCGGCGGCGTGGCCGACACAGAGGCTGAGCCGACGGCTGACGGCCCTGCGGCAACCCAGGCACCGTCCTTCACGGCGATGGAGCGCGCGAAATAA
- a CDS encoding metal ABC transporter permease: MSWLSILDDYTFQNVVMGAALLGIISGALGSFAVLRGQSLLGDAISHAALPGVCLGFIVAGSRHMGSIIVGAMMTGGLAALLMLALTRLSRLKTDAALGTCLSLFFAIGVVLLTYIQGTGNASQGGLDAFLFGQAAATLRSDVWFMGGITLVALTVLAALWKQAKLVTFDAEFARTLGMPVTLIDVMLTTMITLAVVVGLQMVGVVLMAAMVVAPAVAARQWSRHLGGMVVIAAGVGVVSGVTGATISTLGRGLATGPLIVLSASAIVLVSLALAPGRGILWESLRLVRQRWTLHKHQILYVLYQTRLEQEESERSPWLGRSAFTAFALYRLKRQGLLTAFRPEAAAGKPARQWRLTPEGVREAKQVTAMFHAA, translated from the coding sequence ATGTCCTGGCTATCAATTCTGGATGACTACACCTTTCAAAACGTGGTCATGGGCGCGGCCCTGCTGGGCATCATCAGCGGCGCGCTGGGCAGCTTTGCGGTGCTGCGCGGGCAGAGCCTGCTGGGCGATGCCATTTCCCATGCGGCTCTGCCCGGTGTGTGCCTGGGCTTCATTGTGGCCGGCAGCCGCCACATGGGCAGTATTATCGTCGGCGCCATGATGACCGGCGGGCTCGCGGCTCTGCTGATGCTGGCGCTGACGCGCCTGAGCCGGCTCAAGACCGACGCGGCGCTGGGGACTTGCCTGAGCCTGTTTTTTGCCATCGGCGTGGTGCTGCTCACCTATATCCAGGGCACCGGCAACGCCTCCCAGGGCGGGCTGGATGCTTTTCTCTTCGGCCAGGCGGCGGCCACGCTGCGCTCGGATGTCTGGTTCATGGGCGGCATCACGCTCGTGGCCCTGACGGTGCTGGCTGCGCTGTGGAAGCAGGCCAAGCTGGTAACGTTTGACGCCGAGTTTGCCCGCACCCTGGGCATGCCCGTGACCCTGATCGACGTGATGCTGACCACCATGATCACGCTTGCCGTGGTAGTGGGGCTGCAGATGGTCGGCGTGGTACTGATGGCTGCCATGGTGGTCGCCCCGGCCGTGGCCGCCCGCCAGTGGAGCCGACACCTGGGTGGCATGGTGGTCATTGCCGCCGGCGTGGGCGTGGTCAGCGGCGTGACCGGCGCCACTATCAGCACCCTGGGCCGCGGGCTCGCCACCGGCCCGCTGATTGTGCTCAGCGCCTCGGCCATTGTGCTGGTATCGCTTGCCCTGGCGCCCGGCCGAGGCATCCTCTGGGAATCGTTGCGCCTGGTTCGCCAGCGCTGGACGCTGCACAAGCATCAGATTCTTTACGTGCTCTACCAGACGCGCCTCGAGCAGGAGGAAAGCGAGCGTAGCCCCTGGCTTGGCCGCAGCGCCTTTACCGCTTTCGCCCTGTACCGCCTGAAGCGCCAGGGGCTTTTGACCGCTTTTCGCCCCGAGGCGGCGGCGGGCAAGCCCGCCCGCCAGTGGCGGCTGACGCCCGAGGGCGTGCGCGAGGCCAAGCAGGTCACGGCGATGTTCCACGCGGCTTAA
- a CDS encoding metal ABC transporter permease, whose translation MLVGAMVGIASSLLGTFLVLRGNSMLSDAISHSIVLGIVVVWMLTHHQSGPVQLVGAALTGLLTVFLTELLASSRRMKQDAAIGLVFPALFSIGVLLLNVYAHDVHIDTHTVLLGEIGFVWLDTVSVLGYHVPQALVSMSIMLTLNLLFIALFFKELKLSTFDPALAKALGFAPGVMFYALLMLTSSTAVAAFDAVGAVLFIAFAIVPPAAAYLLTDRLWLMLVLGAVISVAASISGYFIAVHWDVSIGGTMAMMTGAFLLLAFIAGPRYGVVSQRLRRQRARGLADVSESALY comes from the coding sequence ATGCTGGTCGGAGCGATGGTCGGCATCGCTTCTTCCTTGCTGGGCACCTTTCTGGTGCTGCGCGGCAACAGCATGCTGTCCGACGCCATCAGCCACTCCATCGTGCTCGGCATCGTGGTGGTGTGGATGTTGACCCATCACCAGAGCGGCCCGGTACAGCTGGTGGGCGCCGCCCTGACCGGCCTGTTGACGGTGTTTCTCACCGAGCTGCTGGCCAGCTCCAGACGGATGAAGCAGGATGCCGCCATCGGGCTGGTATTCCCGGCGCTGTTTTCCATCGGCGTACTGCTGCTCAACGTTTATGCTCACGACGTACACATCGACACGCACACGGTATTGCTTGGCGAGATCGGCTTTGTGTGGCTGGATACCGTCAGCGTGCTGGGCTACCACGTGCCTCAGGCATTGGTCTCCATGAGCATCATGCTGACGCTCAACCTCTTGTTCATCGCCCTGTTCTTCAAAGAGCTCAAGCTTTCCACCTTCGACCCGGCGCTGGCCAAGGCGCTGGGATTTGCCCCCGGCGTGATGTTCTACGCGCTTTTGATGCTGACCAGCTCCACCGCCGTTGCCGCCTTTGACGCCGTGGGCGCGGTGCTCTTCATCGCCTTTGCCATCGTCCCGCCGGCGGCGGCCTATCTGCTTACCGACCGTCTCTGGCTGATGCTGGTACTGGGCGCGGTGATTTCCGTTGCGGCAAGCATCAGCGGCTACTTTATCGCCGTGCACTGGGACGTATCCATCGGCGGCACGATGGCGATGATGACCGGCGCGTTTTTGCTCTTGGCCTTCATCGCCGGCCCGCGCTACGGCGTGGTCAGCCAGCGCCTGCGTCGTCAGCGTGCCCGCGGCCTCGCCGACGTTAGCGAATCCGCCTTGTATTGA
- a CDS encoding c-type cytochrome → MDSKLIKSGLAALGVLVSVAGAQAEMDKDAIAERLAPVGEVCLASEDCGSASAAPADSGSDDGGAADGEEIYGNVCTACHDTGAAGSPVRGNEEDWADRVDKGFDTLLDHAINGFNGMPARGGNPNLSDDDMHAAVVYMVEPVMDVPDDEAAGDDAAAAEEDAAEEDAADKAEAADNGASDADEAADATDADDSGASDDSAADEGGSDNSASDESAADEEAQADSAGGDNA, encoded by the coding sequence GTGGATTCCAAGCTAATCAAAAGCGGTCTGGCGGCCCTGGGCGTGCTGGTAAGCGTTGCCGGCGCCCAAGCCGAAATGGACAAGGACGCCATTGCCGAGCGCCTGGCGCCGGTGGGCGAGGTCTGCCTGGCAAGCGAAGACTGTGGCTCGGCTTCGGCAGCGCCGGCCGACAGCGGCAGTGACGACGGCGGCGCGGCCGACGGTGAAGAAATTTACGGCAACGTCTGCACCGCCTGCCACGATACGGGCGCCGCCGGCTCGCCGGTGCGCGGCAATGAAGAGGACTGGGCCGACCGGGTCGACAAGGGCTTTGATACGCTGCTGGACCACGCCATCAACGGCTTCAACGGCATGCCGGCCAGGGGCGGCAACCCCAACCTCAGCGATGACGACATGCACGCCGCCGTGGTCTATATGGTCGAGCCGGTGATGGACGTGCCCGACGACGAAGCGGCAGGCGACGATGCCGCCGCAGCCGAAGAGGACGCGGCCGAAGAGGACGCAGCTGACAAGGCGGAAGCTGCGGATAATGGCGCGTCCGACGCTGACGAAGCTGCTGACGCTACCGACGCTGATGATAGCGGCGCGTCCGATGACAGCGCGGCCGATGAAGGCGGCTCTGATAACAGCGCCTCTGATGAAAGCGCTGCCGACGAGGAAGCGCAGGCCGACAGCGCCGGCGGAGACAACGCCTAG
- a CDS encoding c-type cytochrome has translation MACHATGAAGAPISGNAEQWAPHIEKGMETLYDHAINGFNAMPPKGGHATLSDDEVKAAVDHMVAESQ, from the coding sequence ATGGCCTGCCACGCCACCGGGGCGGCAGGCGCGCCGATTTCCGGCAACGCCGAGCAGTGGGCTCCGCACATCGAGAAGGGCATGGAGACGCTGTACGACCACGCCATCAACGGCTTCAACGCCATGCCGCCCAAAGGCGGGCATGCCACCCTGTCCGACGACGAGGTCAAGGCCGCGGTGGATCACATGGTCGCCGAATCTCAATAA
- a CDS encoding IS110 family RNA-guided transposase → MNQHTAIGIDLAKQAFQVCIVNTRQQRVRTNKVLKRAELLDYLRRQPSCRVFMEACGGSHHWSRQFQAMGHEVRLIAPQFVTPFRKGHKTDANDALAIVEAGLRPHMRFVPQKNLEQQDLQSLHRIRDRYIKQRTQLINQVHGLLQEYGIVSGRGQAALKRTLWRVLEDAENELTFTIRELLADQMAELDHQNERIHRLDKQMEQLSRAIPACQRLQAVEGVGPVVATQLYSALGNGKAFSKGRQASAYLGLTPRQFSSGGKVTMTGIGRTGQLSLKAALIRGAHSVIQRLGDKQDSKSHWLRALVDRVGKNKAAVALANKTVRVAWALLHGNTTYRADYVDTEFQC, encoded by the coding sequence ATGAACCAGCATACGGCGATTGGCATTGATTTGGCAAAGCAGGCGTTTCAGGTGTGCATCGTGAATACCCGTCAACAACGCGTTCGTACCAACAAAGTGCTGAAGCGCGCGGAGCTGCTGGATTACCTGCGGCGTCAGCCAAGCTGTCGCGTCTTCATGGAGGCCTGCGGCGGCTCGCATCACTGGTCGCGGCAGTTCCAGGCCATGGGGCATGAGGTACGGCTTATTGCACCGCAGTTTGTCACCCCGTTTCGCAAGGGGCATAAGACCGATGCCAACGATGCGCTGGCGATCGTGGAGGCCGGGTTGCGACCCCACATGCGTTTTGTGCCTCAGAAAAACCTGGAGCAGCAGGACCTGCAGAGCCTGCATCGCATCCGAGATCGTTACATCAAACAGCGCACCCAGCTGATCAACCAGGTACATGGCCTGCTGCAGGAATACGGCATTGTCTCCGGGCGCGGTCAGGCGGCCCTGAAGCGGACCCTGTGGCGTGTGCTGGAGGACGCGGAGAACGAACTGACGTTCACGATACGCGAGCTGCTGGCCGACCAAATGGCCGAGCTGGACCATCAAAATGAGCGCATTCACCGCCTGGACAAGCAAATGGAGCAGCTGAGCCGCGCCATTCCGGCGTGTCAGCGGCTGCAGGCCGTGGAAGGCGTCGGCCCCGTCGTTGCCACCCAGCTCTACAGCGCCCTGGGTAACGGCAAGGCGTTCAGCAAAGGACGACAGGCGTCGGCCTACCTGGGCCTGACACCGCGCCAGTTCAGCAGCGGCGGCAAGGTGACCATGACGGGGATAGGCCGAACCGGCCAGCTCTCCCTCAAGGCCGCGCTGATCCGCGGGGCGCATTCGGTAATCCAGCGGCTGGGCGACAAGCAGGACAGCAAAAGCCACTGGCTGAGAGCGCTGGTCGACCGCGTGGGCAAGAACAAGGCGGCCGTTGCCCTGGCCAACAAAACCGTGCGAGTGGCCTGGGCGCTGCTGCACGGCAACACGACGTACCGGGCGGATTATGTAGACACCGAATTCCAGTGCTGA